A segment of the Coffea arabica cultivar ET-39 chromosome 8c, Coffea Arabica ET-39 HiFi, whole genome shotgun sequence genome:
ataaaaattttataaattgtaaaaataaaatcaaatttaaataattaaatgttatatttgcctaagaaataatacaataatcataataatgataatacaataatattggtgtaataaaactgccattaatttaaatatttacttataatgcccaaagagcctaattaccaattttttcttctcgcgctcaaatataacattaacccgcatgcgagctaaccttgaaatagaaaaaacacagaatcTTGCTTGCGGGTTTCAACGTTATTATGCAGGCGGAATTTTGAGGGatatgcataattttgcatatttgtaggaatattagaaaatgaaaaatttgggtaaattcccaaattttggAGGTAAGGTGTAATCCAAGAACTAAAACAGTCATTTATAAAACCTTAACAATGCTGTTTAATGACGATGACGATGACGACTCAAGATTTCTAGATCTCATTTTAGGGAAATACAGCCACAATGCTGGGTGTTGCTTTATGCAAGTTTCTACTTTATTTCTTGGCAGAATTTGATTTGGAAGAGGGGATTTGCTCTCGGCAGAATTTTCAGATGGAGCTTGAGCTTAGGCTTGGAAATTTGCAGAGGAAGTCGTTGAAgtgaaaggaaaagagaaagtgaaaggcaagggaaaggggaaagtgagcttgtagagagagagtgagCTCAGATTCGGTTTTGGACAAGGAAAGTGGAGACAACGTCCTTTTCCACCTGGGTTCTTTCGGACAGAAGCTTTAACGGTACGTGAATCTCACGTGACCGGTTTCGTTAAATGGTGGATAAATTGCCGTTTGAGGATAACATTTGGTCTAAAATTCTTAATTCAGACACCAGATGTGTCATGCCCGAAAGATGAGGGACGAAATGTGTCTTgtgtccaaagtttggggacgAAAACCGGTATTTTTCCCCTAGCAAATGTATCTTTCTCTGGTAGGTTTCAATTTTCATCATCATTAATTGTTAGGCAATTTCAATTACGTACACAAGACCGTTACTAAGAACTAACAAGCCAACCCTGCATACTTCCTCTATGGTTAACATCTGCAAAATCTACGTGCAAATTGGGAACACTCTGTGACTCAAAATCATGGCAGAGAATGGCAGTTTTTTCTGACAAAAACAGTAGCGTGACCACAGAGATCAGTATTTGACAATAACTATGCTCATATATTATGCGTCTTGTCTACGCCCGTTGAAGTTTCCTCGTATCAACTATGAATCCTTTCCTTCTGTCTTCGTTTTTTCAATATCAAGGTTGCGTTTAATATCAAATATGAATCCTTTCCTTCTGTCTTCGTTTTTCCGTGGCTCGTTTCTGGTTTAACTGTAGTTGATATCAACAAGTAGACCAGTAGCATTTCAACATTTGGGAGATCCTCCCTCTCAAATGCCATGGACAAGAAAAAAGATTTGCAAGTTCATAGTTGATTTCTTTGTTAGGGGCCACACTGCAATTGATTGTTTTCTTGGTTATTTTTAACTTTTCCTTCATAGACTGCAGCAGTTGATGACCGAGTGCCTTGACATTCATGCATTTTGCGAAAAGCTGATGGCAACCAATTTGTCAAAAAATACAATAGTTCAACATAGTCATGAACATAATATAGTTTGACAGTTTAGCCTCACTTGACTGACCAGCTTCCTACCCCCTTCAAGGTTAAAACTCATTATTATCATAGAATTAAGCAATCGGTTTTGGTTGCCAGGTTCAACAAGTTAGTATAAATCAAGATTGTCAGCTGAAATTTCCAGAGCAGTTTGAAAGGGCGACCCTTAAATTTTCAAGGGGCAAATGTTCAACTCAAGAAGACTTGAGGATGGCAGCCCTTCCTGGCACCTAACATCATTTCGGCTATCACTTCAAAATAATCGAAGGGACTAAATCCACCTCCCATGATCTTAATTTAAAGCATTGAGAATTCCACAGCATTTTATTAAAACATGAACAAGATACGAATTTAGTATGAAAGAGTGTTGATTTTGCCTCTTCCCATGAAACTTCCGAATTATAGATTATGTGATTTAAGCACATGCTCTGCAATAGCAAATaagacccttttttttttttaattgatatTTTGAAATCTGCATGAAATTAAGAAATATGAAGACtcagttttagttttttttttttttttttatcttaagaCTCACTCAGTTGTAATTCAAACTATATTAGTCTAGCATAAGTTGCAATAATTGATATTAATGGAAAATAAGGGTGTACCACACGTTTCTGGTATATACTACTAGAATTGGTAAATGTCAAAATAGATGCTAGAAAAATAAAGAACTATCTGTCTCAATCCTACACATAAAGAGGTCCAAATCCAATATTTATCCATTTGACTTTGCTTGAATTTAATAGCTCAACAAAGTGGCTGACTTGGGCATTTATCTCCCAACATATCTTAAAATGTCCACTTGTCTTTCATCTAGCAATGGTCCCATGCTTCATGGTTTATATAATGAGGTTTTGAGCTATAAATGCTTCCCTCTTCCATCAGATTTCTCAATGACATATTAATTTCCAGCTCGAAAGTTTGGATCCAAAATCAAATCTGACGTTAGGGGTTGGAAAGTTCAACTGAAAAACAAACAATATCTGAGTCAAAGGGACACGTAGGGAAAAAAATTGTCTATCTTGCATATTAGTCAAGCCACAGCTACCAAGTCCACGAATGATGGATCCAAAGGGTGCAGGATTACGAAATTGTTCTaacattaagaaaaaaaaaatctctaccCAAATATGAAgtaaaccccccccccccctccccaaaaaaaaagggactagGAAAAGGCCTATAGTTGAGGAGGCACAAAAGTTCAGAGTTGTTTCTTCCTGAATTTATAAACAAGATGATAAAATATCTATGGTAGAGATACAAAAGTTCGAGTTTGGTTTCGAATTTCCTTCAAACGCATATATTCATTTCGAGAGTGTAGTATATTGATGGATGCTAAATAATTGCAACAACATGAAGGGAACAATTATCCCACCTATCCTAGAACAATCTTAACTCCTCCAATATGTATCTacatttgctgtttttcttCTGTTTGTTGTATACCAGAAGAACAAATTTCAAAAATGGAGGCTAATTATTCGGCCTGCAGGCTGTCAATAAATTAGGGCTAGAAAGTGCATTTGCAATTTGTGTCATGTCTGATCTCATTAGGTACCAGCGAGGCTCACTGGAATTCGTCACGAATGAGCATATGAAGATAGTAGTAATACCTCTGGCACTTTCATCTCATTatctaaagagagagagagttgaagtTTCTATTCAAAATTTGCAAGCAGACTATCCAGGTGTCCAAAATGCAGTCATCATGGCCCAGAaaataaattgtcaaaaaaCTTTTTATGTGCTGTCATCTcgatggttgaattattgatacatCGACCTTATTTAccataatattattattgtctTGATTCTCTCTGCATTAGAGATGACCCCATCTGCAGAATGCACTTACCTACTGAAAAAGACCCAAAACACCAGATACAATGGAAGAAATCCAGTTGAACAATTCTTCATTTTGAAACTTTGCCTGAAATTCATCGTTTTCATGTCAAAGAAACGTGAATTTCTAAACTAAAAGGAGGATGGGAAATATACGCACTTGGCAACGAAGTTTTGTCCAATATTATAAGCAACAAACATGAAGAGGACACATGTCTAAACTTCTTGTGCATTCTAAGTATCTTCTATTGTTGGTACCATAAATTTCTTCTGCAGCAAAATTATGGCAGTAAAGCAGGTAAGCTAGCAATTCGTGTATAAGACCTTTTGAATGACCTGACTAACAATGCAATGCTCTGCACCTATCCTCTACTAGTCAAACTATGCATGTATTTTGAAGTGATATGTATACTTTAAACTAGTTGACAATTTCATCAAGTCCAAGGGACGAATATATGGATAAATAAAGTCAACACCCTTAAAATTCTCGAGGGCTCCATCATATCTTAGCCCGAGTAAACAGCCAAGAAGGCAAGTCTTCTTTGTACAACCCATTACCAACTTCTCATTATGAGTTCAACCACGTGTTTTAATCAGATACCTTTGATAAGAATTATTTGGGTAGCCTTTAGGGCACAGATGGAGAGGGAGACAATAGTCAGCTCTTTTATATGTTTTCTTTATTAAGATAAAAATCAGGCATgtgacacctttttttttttttccggatgCAGGAGGTATCTGGGCTTCGGATAAGCCGGACCCGACTAATCCTCCTGCGGTTCAAGAGGAGAGGCCCCTTTCCCTTGAACACGTTAACCCTGGGACTCGAACCCTGATGGGGGGATGGACAACGCACCCTGAGGAGGGGTCGTGACCAACCGAGCTACCCAGGTGGGGCTCAGACATGTGATACCACTAATGGAAATCAAGCATTGAAGGGTTCTGATTACTCTATGTAGGATGTAGCTATTTACTTTCCCTCTGTGACCATGTGCAGTAATTCAGTGCTATGAGGTCTCTCTCTCGATTCAAAGCATATCTCTTTAGATGTTGCTGTATCCGTCATAATTGAGATAGTGATATCCAAACAAGATTTGAGTTGTGAAAAATGTTCTGACAAAAGATACAgcataattttgaaaatatcaGTGTAAGGAGAAAGATGACAATCTAGAGCAAAACttacataacaaaaaaaaaaaattctgaaggCGTACGAAGTTTAGTTTGAAAACAGAACCATGAGAAATTCTGATCACAATCTTGAGGAAAACTAAGAATTTTAGAAAGAAAACACTGTAGAAAAACTGCATCACAATTAAAGAGCAAATTAAGATGATTAGTTCAAAGTCTGGGAAAACCTTAAAGCACAAAGCATTATTAAATAGGTCCAGTATTTCCTCTTATTATTTATTAGACTCTGAAAATAACTTTTCTGGAATACATATTCCTTCTTCATCCCTCCAAAATTATTAAGAACAATCATAATTATTGACATTCATGACTGTATGATGAGGGAGGGCAGTTACACAAGCGTTAGGTATGATATTAGCTCTAAAATGAAGACTGGAGTAGGTCACCATTATGTTTTAAGACATACTAACTTTATTCAGTTCTAGGTTGGGAGCAAGTAGAACATATGAAACATcatgatttttaaatttttaatgctTAGCCACAGATGACAAGCGAAACCTTTTTTGTTCACCACCATCACTTTAAAGTTGGATTTTCTAATTAGTTGCATTCTTTGGGTAACTGAACTAGAGCCTTCTAGCAACTAAGTTAATTAGCATGCATCAAAAATTTTAGATAGAAGAAAATTATGACAGCCACAAAAGAGAAATATTAACAAATAGCAAAATAATCTTTCCATTGCTATCTTAAAAGCCAAGAGAATTCAGGGTCATAATAGAAAATCAACCATCAGTTGGTGCTTGACAGAATTTTGCAGTACTGATCTGCTAACCTCATTAGCAGCTCAGAAGAGGGAATATGCAGGACCTTATCAACAAGCCTAAGCTATTTGTTTATGATACCCTGCCAAGATGTATATGCAACAAAGATCAACTCCAATGCTCAGCAAAGTCGAGAACTGCACAAAAGTTGAAAGGCAATATGCAATAAACTAAAGCTGGAAGTTAGTGAGGATCACGAGCCAGTATTGTTGCCAATCTCATAGCTCCTAATATCCATCCACAACTGCAAAATTCCATGAAATGATTATTCATTGAAATAAATGATATGCATCAGTCAGAAAATCACTAGAGGCTTGAAAAGCAGAAGATAATCAGAACAGAAACAATACATTACCTTGTCAACAACATCTGCAACACCTGAGACAtcttgcttttttttctttaggaGATCAAGATGAGAACTCATGAGACGATTTTGCTCTTCTGCCTGCCAAAGTCATGCTTTTCATAATTAGAATACAACTTTCCTGTGTGCTCacatttgggaaaaaaaagagaaccaTGAAAATTAAAAGGCTTCTATGAAAAAACGAGGTGCTGCACCAGAACGAACAATTATTTTGTACAGATGTATGTATGCCTCCTTAGCTGAAAATCAAGAAGCTTATAGATAAACTCAGAGAAGAATCAAGTCATTGATCAACCAGATAGACAGCATCATTTGTTGCTCATAATCAAGATTAATTTTTCAGTAGTGGAATCCATAAAAAGTTTTTCAATGACTCAATGCCTTTTGATTTGCTTTTGGGTTCCAATAGATCAGGAAAACTATCTAGAATTATCATCTGCTATGGCTGTAGGAAAATAGATAACCTTAGTGGCAGAAGAGAGGGGAAAACCTTTACTATACCTGGAAAACAATATTCTTCATGAAGGAAATGTTGTTACTAATGTGGTTAAGGCATCCGAAACCCATTAATCAGCTAACTGTACTTGACCTTGCCAAAAATATTACAACATCAGATCATGCTAGACTTCTAAGCCATAGACATTTGCCACACTCTTATAGACTAATATCTGAAGTTATAAGGCTTGTTTCATTTGGATTGCAAGTACCAACAGTTATTTCAAGAATggtctttctttttctccttttatctGAGTATATCAACCTACAGAAGGAGATTTACATACATTACTTCTGCATTTATGACCATATTTTAGTTAAGCTAGCATTATAATGTCAGTAGCTCTTTTACTCTGGCTATCTCATACTAATACTAAAGTTTGCACTTCAACTCCAACATCCACTGTTATGATTCTTCTAGAAAACAATATGGTTCCTTTAGTTAGCATTTTTTACGTCTTTCCAACGTTAACCTATACAAGCATTGTCTAACATCTTAATCACACCAACTCGAAATAAATGTGCTAAGGAGATGaataaaaacagaaaatgggGAATTATTTAACTATTTTTGCACCGCAAATAGAGGAAGTTGGAGTCTGACCAAAAGATAATAACCAAAATGAAACTTTCTGTAAAACAAAATTAGAGTAACAGGAAACGACGAAGGAATATGGGTGCCACAATTTTGCATAAAAAGTATTAAAGGAACTTATCTTGTCACTACGATTTTCTGTCTAGCATAAACCCTTGGAGCCCATTACATTCCTCCAGGATATATGGATGTGAAAAAACCAGTTCTACAGGCCTAGAACAAATAGGCAACCCAAACCTGTCTTCTGGAACCAGGCATTGGTATTTTGCAAAACGTTGTTCATTAGTGCTATGATTGTTTCCACCCTCACCATCAATATCTACCTATAGCTCCCAACAAAATCCAAACTCTACCTTGAAGAATCTTAATCAACCTCACAAAGTTAGTATGGAATCTTTAAGCCTCTTACATGTTCTAAAAGTTTGCTTCTTCCAGATTTTAGACTAGTTAAAAAAACCAGCCAACTCAACAAGCCCATTGATCAACCACCTTTTCAGATCATTGGCGGGACCTAGTTGGCCAACCAATCTAGATTTATCAAAAACAAATTTAATTATatctccaaaataaaaaattttaaaaagaaaaaagatgaaagGGATTGGTCCCACTGGGACAGAAATATGAAACAAATCTCCAGTATCCTATTCATTATGTTGCCCGGTATATGTCCCTTCTATCCTTCCGGGCACCATGTAACCTATATGAATTCACTTATCACCAGATATCCATCCTAATTAGAACTGAAGAACCTAGGAAATATGTGATGCAAATCACAATGTGTACATTTTCATCATAAGTTATCTAGAAATCTGAACTGACAGGTAActattttttaaacaaattcAGAACAAACAAAAAACAAGATGATTGCACGTCCAAAACATTACATTTTACTCACCTTCTCCAAAATACCTGTCAAGTAGTGGATCTCATTCTTTTTTACCTCTAACAAAGATGGTCTAATTGCTCCAATATTACTCCTGCATTTTGTCATGCATTCTACTTAGCCAAGATAAGAATATTTTATGGAAGATAGGCAAGAAAGCCAAATGCAGAAGTTTTAAATTTAATTCAAGGAAAAACTACAATTTTCATCTTTAAAACATATAGTCTGTTCAAGCTCATAGTCACCAACACACCCTTTATCTATATTTAGTGATGTAGAATCCAGAAATTAGTATACACAAAAGAAACTTAGTAGCCACAAGAGATTCCACTTTGAAACAGCAAGATCTCTAAAGACAAGAAACATTGGCATCAATAGACAAAAATAACAATTTTCTTACGTTAAAACAACTGTAAAGCAGAATGCTATGCTCCCTGAAAAGAGTCATGTTTACAGAGCATTACAATATAGAACAAGGGAGTACTTTTATGTCTTGAATTTCTGACTTGCTCATCTCTTGAATTGCTAACCACTATACGTTAGAATGGACCAAACCTCAAGTTATCTGTTAGGTTGCTCATGTCTTGAATTTCTGACGTGTGTTTCAAGTCAGCATATTAGACTggaataaaactccacttatcCATCAGGCTGCTTACTGGGAGAACACCCTGACTGATTCTCTTATTCCACTCAATTCTCCCTTCTTTAACATTAGAACAAAgtggctttgtttggattgagataatttcagataaaataatttgcttcacaaatttcaatcacctttttatcttcccaatcaccttttatctaacatacatcacatcacaaaaagtgctacagtaattatctcaaataaatcatccaaataaactcctatccaaacaaacccactaGTATCTTTTTATCATAAACTACTCCATACCTTATCCAAGTAATCAAGACGTACAGTCAGGAACCGAATCACTAATACACACAGGCAAGGCCCCCCTTGACTGTCTCCTCCCATGCACACTCTCTTTCTTACTGCATGCTTGTATTTTTAAATGCACATTTTATTTGACTATGGCATTCAAAGCATGCAATGGCTACCATTTAGGCATCTATGTTTTCTCAGTGCCTGCATATCAAATACCCTCTCTTACCCATTACAGTTCTCTTGCATGCTGCACCCAACTTATTAACATAATGTTATAGAAACAACAAAGCTGATGCAAGCATTATTATTCTCTTGAAAGCTTACTTCTCAGCAAATAACAGGTCCAATTGTTGTTCTTCTACATGCTGCTCAACAGTATCAAGTATGGTTCCTGCCTGCAAGCAAATGGTATGAACCAGAAATTGACAATCACTACATAGATACTTCGAAAACAAGTTGAAGT
Coding sequences within it:
- the LOC113706526 gene encoding uncharacterized protein; the protein is MENFSEILKIQGSRHLNLKKSFKLGLRSLLTACSKEEFCKAFPKFTDPEKDRLHRLFIEVISSLHGNIEDQFESLCLETQAGTILDTVEQHVEEQQLDLLFAEKSNIGAIRPSLLEVKKNEIHYLTGILEKAEEQNRLMSSHLDLLKKKKQDVSGVADVVDKLWMDIRSYEIGNNTGS